From a single Corvus hawaiiensis isolate bCorHaw1 chromosome 23, bCorHaw1.pri.cur, whole genome shotgun sequence genomic region:
- the LOC125337443 gene encoding uncharacterized protein LOC125337443 isoform X2, translated as MGDTSPPSPGLCPCQEFKQDPVPRAKRLSDCAVQVQALQSAKKACVLSRGCSTPDPAGNPPFPSPGSGCSLVLDESGHDDLAASFSVSKYNDVAISLDISRCFDNSELDDSLLELSGSEKGNSPFDYTEEEIQEILADDSVDAEQQHLAGESHLSQNASGESGKAESGKAESSSCTAGTSVSEAASEVTEEPKEAQEHPSGSSGCDPGFLSGSAALDGAQVQQELDLDLQELLSLFAATCSDEALEDNYLGEMEALEAMIDDCLNSTAAGSCIPKESSEGVMPKGQQSLAQDCSGRSVPSSDLPHGQSKGDESPASVLPSNKELAKATTSCSSRKSGSPEGAEGESTGAEQPSGSTKTAVGQTGQEETTSGKKSDQVIPVPQKDEKRPKPRTCISEVQPEQKKRFSPGCANPNEEKCGYYLRTPSGTLLEAWCAC; from the exons ATGGGAGAcacttcccctccttcccccggGCTCTGCCCGTGCCAGGAATTTAAACAGGACCCAGTTCCCAGGGCCAAGAGGTTGTCAGATTGTGCAGTGCAGGTTCAGGCCCTGCAGTCAGCTAAGAAAGCCTGTGTGCTGAGCCGTGGCTGCAGCACTCCAGATCCAGCAGGGAATcctccattcccttccccaggctctggctgctcccttGTCCTGGATGAGAGTGGCCACGATGACCTTGCTGCCAGTTTTTCTGTGTCCAAGTACAACGACGTGGCCATTTCCCTGGACATCAGCAGGTGTTTTGACAACAGCGAGCTGGATGATTCCCTGCTGGAGCTGTCAGGCAGTGAGAAAGGGAATTCTCCCTTTGATTACACCGAGGAAGAGATCCAGGAAATCTTGGCAGATGATTCCGTggatgctgagcagcagcacctcgCTGGTGAAAGCCACCTGAGCCAAAATGCgagtggagagagcggcaaagCTGAGAGCGGCAAAGccgagagcagcagctgcactgcgGGGACGTCGGTCAGTGAGGCGGCCTCAGAGGTCACAGAGGAACCAAAGGAAGCCCAGGAGCATCCCTCAGGCAGTTCTGGGTGTGATCCTGGCTTTCTGagtggcagtgctgctctggatgGGGCCCAGGTGCAGCAAGAGCTGGACCTTGACCTGCAGGAGCTCCTGAGCCTGTTCGCTGCCACCTGCTCCGATGAGGCTCTGGAGGACAATTAcctgggagagatggaagcTTTGGAAGCAATGATAGATGATTGCTTGAATTctacagctgctgggagctgcattCCCAAAGAATCCTCGGAAGGGGTGATGCCTAAAGGCCAGCAAAGCCTGGCTCAGGATTGTTCAGGACGATCTGTGCCCTCTTCCGACCTTCCCCATGGCCAGAGCAAGGGGGATGAGAGTCCAGCATCTGTGCTGCCATCAAACAAAGAACTTGCCAAAGCAACAACGAGCTGTTCCTCAAGGAAATCAGGCTCTCCAGAGGGTGCTGAAGGGGAATCCACAGGAGCTGAGCAGCCATCAGGCAGCACTAAA aCAGCCGTAGGCCAGACTGGGCAGGAAGAGACAACCAGTGGGAAGAAAAGTGACCAAGTAATTCCTGTCCCACAGAAGGACGAAAAAAG GCCAAAACCACGGACCTGCATTTCAGAAGTGCAACCTGAGCAAAAGAAACGTTTCTCTCCAGGCTGTGCCAATCCCAATGAGGAAAAGTGTGGCTATTACCTCAG GACTCCATCAGGAACTCTCCTTGAGGCTTGGTGTGCTTGCTAA
- the LOC125337443 gene encoding uncharacterized protein LOC125337443 isoform X1 produces MGDTSPPSPGLCPCQEFKQDPVPRAKRLSDCAVQVQALQSAKKACVLSRGCSTPDPAGNPPFPSPGSGCSLVLDESGHDDLAASFSVSKYNDVAISLDISRCFDNSELDDSLLELSGSEKGNSPFDYTEEEIQEILADDSVDAEQQHLAGESHLSQNASGESGKAESGKAESSSCTAGTSVSEAASEVTEEPKEAQEHPSGSSGCDPGFLSGSAALDGAQVQQELDLDLQELLSLFAATCSDEALEDNYLGEMEALEAMIDDCLNSTAAGSCIPKESSEGVMPKGQQSLAQDCSGRSVPSSDLPHGQSKGDESPASVLPSNKELAKATTSCSSRKSGSPEGAEGESTGAEQPSGSTKTAVGQTGQEETTSGKKSDQVIPVPQKDEKRPKPRTCISEVQPEQKKRFSPGCANPNEEKCGYYLRVRNLPSPRPSCPSPLLLRRPWGPSGRSRSEPPLCTKKS; encoded by the exons ATGGGAGAcacttcccctccttcccccggGCTCTGCCCGTGCCAGGAATTTAAACAGGACCCAGTTCCCAGGGCCAAGAGGTTGTCAGATTGTGCAGTGCAGGTTCAGGCCCTGCAGTCAGCTAAGAAAGCCTGTGTGCTGAGCCGTGGCTGCAGCACTCCAGATCCAGCAGGGAATcctccattcccttccccaggctctggctgctcccttGTCCTGGATGAGAGTGGCCACGATGACCTTGCTGCCAGTTTTTCTGTGTCCAAGTACAACGACGTGGCCATTTCCCTGGACATCAGCAGGTGTTTTGACAACAGCGAGCTGGATGATTCCCTGCTGGAGCTGTCAGGCAGTGAGAAAGGGAATTCTCCCTTTGATTACACCGAGGAAGAGATCCAGGAAATCTTGGCAGATGATTCCGTggatgctgagcagcagcacctcgCTGGTGAAAGCCACCTGAGCCAAAATGCgagtggagagagcggcaaagCTGAGAGCGGCAAAGccgagagcagcagctgcactgcgGGGACGTCGGTCAGTGAGGCGGCCTCAGAGGTCACAGAGGAACCAAAGGAAGCCCAGGAGCATCCCTCAGGCAGTTCTGGGTGTGATCCTGGCTTTCTGagtggcagtgctgctctggatgGGGCCCAGGTGCAGCAAGAGCTGGACCTTGACCTGCAGGAGCTCCTGAGCCTGTTCGCTGCCACCTGCTCCGATGAGGCTCTGGAGGACAATTAcctgggagagatggaagcTTTGGAAGCAATGATAGATGATTGCTTGAATTctacagctgctgggagctgcattCCCAAAGAATCCTCGGAAGGGGTGATGCCTAAAGGCCAGCAAAGCCTGGCTCAGGATTGTTCAGGACGATCTGTGCCCTCTTCCGACCTTCCCCATGGCCAGAGCAAGGGGGATGAGAGTCCAGCATCTGTGCTGCCATCAAACAAAGAACTTGCCAAAGCAACAACGAGCTGTTCCTCAAGGAAATCAGGCTCTCCAGAGGGTGCTGAAGGGGAATCCACAGGAGCTGAGCAGCCATCAGGCAGCACTAAA aCAGCCGTAGGCCAGACTGGGCAGGAAGAGACAACCAGTGGGAAGAAAAGTGACCAAGTAATTCCTGTCCCACAGAAGGACGAAAAAAG GCCAAAACCACGGACCTGCATTTCAGAAGTGCAACCTGAGCAAAAGAAACGTTTCTCTCCAGGCTGTGCCAATCCCAATGAGGAAAAGTGTGGCTATTACCTCAG AGTCCGAAATCTCCCATCCCCGAGGCCCTCGTGTCCCAGCCCTCTCCTACTCCGCCGCCCCTGGGGCCCTTCTGGCAGGAGCAGGTCGGAGCCTCCTCTGTGCACCAAGAAATCCTGA